A single region of the Arthrobacter sp. zg-Y820 genome encodes:
- a CDS encoding SPFH domain-containing protein: MSRYAWPDTFLRADWFLGSVDALSIDRKNGMGLVKAAIDSVGGAFAGQWKDFLTVPAELSPTAALFPAVRAGANANRGSGTRGSNAILSNGSKIVVPEGYGLLLFQDGELTAFAGDPGAYIWASSDMNSLSIFADDDPSESLIQQSWERFKFGGQPGSQQLALFVNLKELPNNKFGTQSEIYWDDAYFNAQVGALTHGTYSISITDPILFAKRFVPARYLQGQDIFDFTDRGNSAASQLFSEVISSLAAAFSRYANHPDRANRMSRIQQDSIGFAESLSSVVEEAYKWTSTRGIGISKVNLVGVKYDENTKELLRSVQRADALAGTRGNANLQASVAAGMQSAGEARGAEGLLGLGVAAGSVNLPALMHQTPAPVTSTSTAESDSDLITVLGGLKRAFEAGLINQAEFDAAKAKALGLS, from the coding sequence GATCTGTAGATGCTTTATCTATTGATAGGAAGAACGGGATGGGGCTCGTTAAGGCCGCTATTGACTCAGTTGGCGGAGCATTTGCAGGCCAATGGAAAGATTTTCTTACGGTTCCCGCGGAACTTTCCCCAACGGCCGCATTGTTCCCTGCTGTTCGGGCAGGTGCAAATGCAAATCGCGGTTCGGGTACCAGAGGGTCGAACGCCATTTTAAGTAACGGCTCCAAGATTGTTGTTCCCGAGGGCTACGGATTGCTCTTGTTTCAGGACGGAGAGCTGACGGCGTTCGCAGGCGACCCCGGCGCCTACATCTGGGCGTCCTCAGATATGAACTCACTTTCAATCTTCGCTGACGATGACCCGTCTGAGTCACTCATTCAGCAGTCGTGGGAGCGCTTTAAGTTTGGGGGGCAGCCCGGTTCACAGCAGCTGGCGCTTTTTGTAAACCTGAAGGAGCTTCCTAACAATAAATTCGGCACTCAATCGGAAATTTATTGGGACGACGCCTACTTCAACGCCCAGGTCGGCGCCCTCACTCACGGCACCTACAGCATCAGCATTACTGATCCCATCCTCTTCGCGAAACGTTTTGTCCCTGCTCGTTACTTGCAGGGCCAGGATATTTTCGATTTCACCGACAGGGGCAACTCGGCTGCGAGCCAGTTGTTCTCAGAAGTAATTAGCTCACTGGCCGCAGCTTTCAGCAGGTATGCAAACCATCCTGACCGAGCTAACCGCATGTCACGAATTCAGCAGGATTCGATAGGATTTGCCGAGTCCTTGTCCAGTGTGGTCGAGGAAGCCTATAAGTGGACATCAACTCGTGGGATTGGAATTTCCAAGGTAAACCTCGTCGGAGTCAAATATGATGAGAATACGAAGGAACTGCTTCGATCTGTTCAACGGGCCGATGCATTGGCGGGCACGCGAGGCAACGCAAACCTGCAGGCTTCCGTCGCAGCTGGTATGCAGTCTGCTGGAGAAGCCCGCGGGGCTGAGGGGCTACTGGGACTGGGTGTTGCGGCTGGATCCGTGAACCTTCCCGCGCTGATGCATCAAACACCAGCACCCGTAACTTCAACGTCCACTGCCGAGAGTGATTCAGATTTAATTACAGTCCTGGGGGGTCTGAAGCGAGCTTTCGAGGCGGGGTTAATTAATCAGGCCGAATTTGATGCGGCGAAAGCAAAGGCACTTGGACTTTCATAG
- a CDS encoding heavy metal-binding domain-containing protein yields the protein MKTKDIAKNLGLELGTFDAWVKQSGYPYKSGLTGIAVADDVNVDELVGYYREYLSQEQARLSREHEQLAKDNENAARAAQEKQRALASMLITSGFNFDGYSITKYSGYISGDDAVSMNRPTHGWLGGVNGEVGADLLAGLAHIRRNALAELKEAAYALGCNAVIGVDFDYLTMDPETASSSGGTLYLPFLFAVTANGNAVMIEKN from the coding sequence ATGAAAACGAAAGACATCGCGAAAAATCTCGGGTTGGAGTTGGGCACTTTCGACGCTTGGGTCAAACAGTCCGGATACCCTTACAAGTCGGGGTTGACAGGTATTGCTGTTGCTGACGATGTGAACGTGGACGAGCTGGTGGGTTATTACCGCGAGTACCTATCCCAGGAACAGGCGCGCCTTAGTCGGGAGCATGAACAACTAGCTAAGGATAACGAGAATGCAGCTCGAGCTGCACAGGAGAAGCAGCGGGCGCTGGCCAGCATGCTTATTACTTCCGGATTTAACTTCGATGGCTATTCCATTACGAAGTATTCGGGTTACATCTCCGGTGACGATGCAGTATCGATGAATCGCCCTACCCATGGCTGGCTCGGCGGGGTCAATGGAGAAGTCGGGGCGGACTTGTTGGCAGGGCTGGCGCACATTCGGCGCAACGCCCTTGCTGAACTAAAGGAAGCCGCGTACGCGCTTGGGTGCAACGCTGTAATTGGTGTCGATTTCGACTACCTGACGATGGATCCCGAGACTGCTTCTAGTTCCGGTGGTACGCTTTATCTTCCATTTTTGTTCGCGGTTACAGCGAATGGTAACGCCGTAATGATCGAGAAAAACTAA
- a CDS encoding NERD domain-containing protein translates to MHCIPDEPDFQDGQLAEKALWDALRAQLPDDVVLAHSVQVRHGRAEHEIDILVLWPGVGLAAIEVKGGLVSVENAQWYQSDRSGKRKLPSPIAQAQGAQHALKDWLKDQVGSPLTSRFAYMACLPYTTVPADWQMAGIPRGLIIDQAGMSNCAALIRHAIEHEAQGGSALAAKYLERIVPHLSGDFDPDSSPAGDADELEARQDQLTERQKVLLDSTRTIPRARFVGGAGSGKTWLAVEKARRLAKDGQRVGLFCYNKGLAEHLRREVSTWRQAKPVFVGEFHEYAKSLGVADGAGQEYFDQDMPRLLKDLASTLDVETKLDAVVVDEAQDFAPLWWEGLLACLKKPDDGGVFAFMDERQNVYGRWDAGTVGTSVDPTANLVTLHIDENLRNTKRIAHTFRGFSGEHFLPRGGDGLPVRVIDCATEDALDVASDCVDVLIEEGWARNQIALLTTKERHPVHQVAFESKLIPEYWQAFHDDDEEFYGHVLGFKGLERSVVILCVNRSRTSPGLPSSSTLACRGRVVC, encoded by the coding sequence GTGCACTGCATACCGGACGAGCCAGACTTTCAGGACGGCCAACTGGCCGAAAAGGCACTTTGGGACGCCCTGCGCGCCCAGCTGCCCGACGACGTCGTACTGGCGCACTCGGTACAGGTGCGGCACGGACGGGCCGAGCACGAGATCGACATCTTAGTCCTGTGGCCCGGCGTCGGGCTCGCCGCCATCGAGGTCAAGGGTGGACTGGTGTCGGTAGAGAACGCGCAGTGGTACCAGTCCGACCGCAGCGGCAAACGCAAGCTGCCAAGTCCGATAGCCCAGGCCCAGGGAGCCCAGCACGCCCTTAAGGACTGGCTCAAGGATCAGGTGGGATCGCCGCTGACCAGCCGCTTCGCCTACATGGCCTGCCTTCCCTACACAACGGTTCCGGCGGACTGGCAGATGGCGGGCATCCCCCGCGGCCTCATCATCGACCAGGCCGGGATGAGTAACTGTGCCGCGCTGATCCGCCACGCCATCGAGCATGAGGCCCAGGGCGGCAGCGCGCTAGCCGCCAAGTACCTGGAGCGGATCGTCCCCCACCTTTCCGGTGACTTCGACCCGGATTCCTCCCCCGCCGGCGACGCCGACGAGCTCGAGGCCCGGCAGGACCAACTCACGGAGCGGCAGAAGGTCCTGCTCGATTCCACCCGCACCATCCCCCGGGCCAGATTCGTCGGCGGCGCCGGCAGCGGCAAGACCTGGCTGGCCGTCGAGAAGGCACGGCGCCTGGCCAAGGACGGCCAGCGGGTCGGCCTGTTCTGCTACAACAAGGGACTGGCCGAGCACCTGCGCCGCGAGGTCTCCACCTGGCGGCAGGCCAAGCCGGTCTTCGTCGGCGAGTTCCACGAGTACGCCAAATCCTTGGGCGTCGCCGACGGCGCCGGGCAGGAGTACTTCGACCAGGACATGCCCCGTCTGCTCAAGGATCTCGCCTCGACCCTGGACGTGGAGACCAAGCTGGATGCCGTCGTCGTCGACGAGGCCCAGGACTTCGCCCCCTTGTGGTGGGAGGGGCTGCTAGCCTGCCTGAAGAAGCCCGACGACGGCGGGGTGTTCGCCTTCATGGACGAGCGGCAGAATGTCTACGGCCGGTGGGACGCCGGCACTGTCGGAACCAGCGTAGACCCGACGGCAAACCTGGTGACGCTGCATATTGACGAGAACCTGCGGAACACCAAGCGCATCGCCCATACCTTCCGGGGGTTCTCCGGCGAGCACTTTCTGCCCCGCGGCGGCGACGGACTACCGGTACGGGTGATCGACTGCGCCACCGAGGATGCGCTGGACGTCGCGAGCGACTGCGTGGATGTGTTGATCGAGGAAGGCTGGGCGCGGAACCAGATCGCGCTGCTCACCACCAAGGAACGGCACCCTGTGCATCAGGTAGCTTTTGAGTCCAAACTCATTCCCGAGTACTGGCAGGCCTTTCACGACGACGACGAGGAGTTCTACGGGCACGTCCTCGGCTTCAAGGGGTTGGAACGGTCAGTGGTGATCCTGTGCGTGAACCGTTCAAGGACCTCGCCCGGGCTCCCGAGCAGCTCTACGTTGGCTTGTCGCGGGCGCGTTGTCTGCTGA